The DNA sequence AGAAGCAGTTCCCCAAAGCAACTGAAGTATTTTGTCTTCTTTGGACATGAGTGTAGTaatcaaacaatcaaacattctgtgcaataaaagtaaaaagttgtttttatatttataaattgtttcatttacacaaaaaatacaCTCTGAAAAGCATACAAGTAATATCAGGATTAATAAATTTTCATTGCACAATATTAACAGCATCATGCATTCTGTGAAATAGGATGATGGGTTTTACTCCgttcaattttgtgaaaattattggATAACATTACAGAAATCTTTCTAAGACTTGTCATCAAACACTGCCTTGGCAAGTAAAAGCAAGGAAATTCAACAAAGCAAAGTCAACATAAAAACATAGCACTTATGTAGAAAGGTTACACTCGTATCAAATACACTGCATAGCCAGGTAAAGCTGATATATCATGGTGTTGATAAGTTTGGTGCTCAGACTACTACAGCGCTTGTCATTATTTCAGAAAGTATATTCAGTGTGCAAGGTTTTTGTTCATACTCCTGTACAAGCTTCAGCATTTACAaagttttaactttaaaatcacaaacatattatattaatgacattttgaatatgattttcaaatcattttagaatttatatttgtttgtgtgATGTCTAATGATGGCTTGTGACAACATTAACGGCTTTTGGCAGTGACTGTCAAACAGCTGATAATTACAGCATATCTACTGCAGACTGCTGGTGTTGTGAAAGTCCTAGTACGTGGAATTTTTGCAAGACTGTCCTAAACCACAAACATGATCATGTTACACTTTATACAAGACTTTATAAAATCAAttctaatttttcaaatttcaagtgaaaAGTTTTTGACGATTTCTGAAAAGAACCAAACATGTACAATTAACATGAGATCCCAGATGTTGGAGCATGTTTCTTTGCAAGACTACATCTCAATTTCTATGAGTTACTGTTGGCATTATATTTGACAATAAATGTTCCTGGACACTTCAGGAACAGGTAATGCTGGTATTTCTGAACTAGTAGCAATCATACATGTACCAGGTTCACGCATATACAAAGTACTGTAAAAGCATTAATTATTCACtggaaattacaatttttttgctgATTGATGATATCCATTAAATTAAATCAAAGTGAAAGTGCTACCTAACAATAGCTTCTACTGTTTTACTGACAAATCCTTGAATTTAAATCAGAGTGGAAAagttatacatgtacaaaccaAAATAGTGAAATTGTGATGCTATTACAGAACTATTCAACGCTTACACTACAGTCACCAGATTTTGGTACGTGTGTATTCCTCTGAAGGCAAGAGTTCCTTTAGGCCCCATCCCAAAAAAGTCACTTTAATTGTGGACTTTCCTTGGAAGAAGCACATCAAATACAACTTCTGGAGgggtttagggttagggttagttttaGCATACTGAATCTATATCCTACCTAAGAAAAAAATTTGAGGGGGGAGCCTGAAGGAACTTGTTTCTCCTCTGAATAGGTTTGTTGGAACACACAGGGTTGAAAGAAAGTAGTCAGTAGCTGTGGATATTTGTCTTATAAACTTTGAGTTTCTGAAGTGATTGTCTTATAGCTACAACTACACTTCAAAGAATGGACACTGAGCATTGATTTAATGCCCTACATCATCACAAATCTATGTTGCAGTGTTGTACAAATGTAGCTATCAAGCTAATAGATTACCCTATTTCTATTCCTGAAGAACTATTTGAAACCAGCAAATCTCTCACTTTGAATCATGATTTTTCCtgtgaaaatttacagaatCTCAGACTGCAAAATAGTACTTTGTAAAAGAGAATAAAAGGTTATTGTTTGGAATTTAAAAAAAGCAAGTAGCTTCACATCTACATGTACTGAATAATGCTACAAATGAAGACTTTCAAGTTTATGTTTTGGGTATTTTTGTCTTGAACACATaataacacatttttttacaaaaatagacTCATTCCTTGCATATAGTCTAGGATTTGGTTCATGCAGTCATCCTTGCAATTACTTTACACTGCTGAATGGCTTGCTATATAAACCTGGTATGCTGTGTTCCTTTGTTAGATTGGTTCAGTTTACCAATGGTATCATAAACCAGCTTATATTACCTTTTACAAACACACTGCAGCATGCAATGCTTTGTTAAATAAAGGTTACAGcactataataaaataattgtgACTACAGCCTCTAACAAAAAGTATAGTTATCCCCATCCTTAACATGTAGGATATACGCACATTGTTTCAAGTCTATGTTCTGGGAAAAAAGTGGTGAAAAGATGcattatttaatatatatatttcagaaaagtttACAATAATTTACAAATGATAGCAAGTCTAAACCTTGATGAATGATGAAGAGGTCATCTGATTATTAATACATTACCACTAATCAGATCACTTTAATTAAGCACCATGATTTGTACATCTTCAGTACTGTGGTCTTCATTAGACATTTCAACACAACCCTGACCCATGGCAGCATTACCCTGAAATGAGAAAAGGTTATCTGTGAACAGATCTGCCACAACATACACAGTGCATGTAGTTAAGAATAATGGCATTCTACAATTATCTTGAACACATTGCTTTATGTTGATGCGAAAACTGTCATTAAGTTTGAGTGATACTTTTAAAAAACCCAGATAACTGCACCTTACAGTCATAAGTACAATAGGTTATTGATATATTCCACTCTTGATTTTTACTCTGGTTTTACAAAAGCACCAAGAAAATGTTGATGTTCAATCAGAAAATAAACAGAGAAGGAaacaaaatggacatctttTCAGAATAAAAATTTGTTGAATCCCTCATCAATTTCTCAAGAAAGAGCAATTCCGACAAAACATGAAGAAGTGAGAAGGTAAACTTTGTGATGTATGTACTGTGTTACGgtgtacatatatttcaatacatttaACTTTGATGGTTGCAGTTATGATAGATTTTCActttaatatttgtttctcaagtataATTTTCAAGATACATGTACTTGCAAATGTTTCTGAGCTTAcccttatgagcccctgtggaAATCTCCATATGAATCTTGGCTCCTTCGATTTCTTCTTGCTCTTTTTGCTTTGATATCAGACAAAGTTTCATACGCTTTCTGAATTTCTATAAATTTCTCCTCTGCCTctcctttgttttctttgtgtcGATCTGGATGCCATTCTTTTGCAAGTTTTCGATAACGTTTAGTTATCTCCTCCTGTGACGCCCCCGGCTCTAGTCCAAGTACCTGCCACATTGGAAGAACAGCAGCAATGTAACTTatagagcgccctctacagttgAGATAGCATGTCATCCCTTTTTTTTACCTACAGGCTTTGTCTTGCAAAAGAAGACGTGTTAGCAATGAAAAGTTCTGCATTAGAAGTTTTCTTTACCTGAAAAACTCTGATAACCTACTTGTGTGAGGATACAAAGAAACCTTTTTACTCTGGCCTAATTGTATATGTTGTAGATAAACAGAAGAGGCAAATATGACAAATATTGGTGTTCCATCTTACTTCTTTGAGATACATCTCATAGGAGTACATCATAATGTTGATTTTACATACCTCACAGAGCTTTCAataatttacttgttaaaaCAGAAGTAAAGCTAAGCAGTTATTAAGATTGGCTCATTATCATTTCCTATAAGCTGTTCCCCTTCAAAAGGAAGATTGTGAAGACACAAGTGAAAGAGAATACACATTATTTATCAATGAATAAAGAAAAACTGTTGAGTCAATGTTTTCATAGGTTCTTTTGTAGGGAATTAAGATGACCCACCTGATGGGCATTCATTTCTCCAAGGGGATCGAGTGACTGAACAAACTCATCATACAGATGGTCCCATCCTTGTGTACGTCCTCTCTCATAGAGTTTGTATAGTGTCTCCTTGAACTCTTGCCAAGCTGGTGAATTGTAGAAATGCACGAAAGCATCTCGCAGTTTGACATTCTCTCCGTCAGCTGTAGTTACAGATGCATTGTTTGCAAGGAACAGAATCCAGCACATAGTCACCACAGAGCCTGAAACCAAATTTTATTTCTGTGAATTATTGATTCCTTTTTTCTCACTCTCGAACTTTGCtgaacctgttttctactttCAATATGACAGAATGTTGACCTGTGTGACTGTGTTTCAAAAGAGAGCATCAACACTCTGTAAAAACAGACAGCCATTCTTTGGAACACAAGACCAAAATGATGAAGGAAAAACGAGCTGTCAAATATACAAGAccctattttaaattttattgtcaAACGTAGGAAGAAATCTGTGCTCTGATTTACAGCAAAATACTACAGATTTTTCGGTTTTGACATACACGTAATAAAACGTTTGCTTTGGTTCAGTTGATGCAAAATTGGCATTAAAATTCGTCTTTAGATAAGTACTTTGCTAAGcatttcaaatgtaaaatgCGCTAAGTACATGTACAACTATAAGCTACGTTTAAAATTACTTTGTCGataaaaatgaaatcttgtttcactttcacttttcaGCAAGGCACACTAGAACAAATGGGGACATTCTTCCTGTGAGATCTAGAGATACTTCCCCTGTCGGGAGACAACATAAATATGTTATATGAGTTTTATAAAGCTCTTCCAAGTACGGTTTTCAACTAGTACTGTTATATGAAAGGTTGCCTCCATATCGCGAGAGAGTCTCCTGTTCGGCGGGGATAGGATGGGGATTTATTTTCTTCTGATCGGGGGATTTCCCCCAATTACTAGGATGCCCCTTTTGGTCCAGTGTGCCTAGCCACGGATGTTGTTCTCGACCAGTAACAAGGTTGACGGAAAAAGCTCAAAAGGACGTAAAACGTCTCACCTGCGCATCCAAGGATGAGTATCCTTGCACAAAAACTCCTCTTCCTCGTTGTACGTCGATAAGATCTGTTGTACTGAGCGGTGATAGCGCAAACAATTGCCAGATACGATATTGAATTAGGATTAGCGAAAATAAGGACCGAAAAGATATACGCTACAATAGCAATAGCTTTAAATGGCGATTGCTCTCTTCCAATGTTAGCAACGATATGAACTCCGATAGCAACGGCAGCGGGGACTAAAATTATacgaatatatttgaatttttcgTCCCACTCTTCTGGGACGGCCAACAGAGCTAAATATCCGAACAGCGAACCGACGAAGAGTTGCCCTGCGAACCTGGC is a window from the Ptychodera flava strain L36383 chromosome 11, AS_Pfla_20210202, whole genome shotgun sequence genome containing:
- the LOC139144092 gene encoding dnaJ homolog subfamily C member 22-like — translated: MAKSTLIAYILWLFFGWFGLHHFYLGRDRHAFVWWATFAGGFGLGWLRDAWRLYEYVEEANETAEYMRVLVERMRSYSKPAFSGARFAGQLFVGSLFGYLALLAVPEEWDEKFKYIRIILVPAAVAIGVHIVANIGREQSPFKAIAIVAYIFSVLIFANPNSISYLAIVCAITAQYNRSYRRTTRKRSFCARILILGCAGSVVTMCWILFLANNASVTTADGENVKLRDAFVHFYNSPAWQEFKETLYKLYERGRTQGWDHLYDEFVQSLDPLGEMNAHQVLGLEPGASQEEITKRYRKLAKEWHPDRHKENKGEAEEKFIEIQKAYETLSDIKAKRARRNRRSQDSYGDFHRGS